From a single Cydia strobilella chromosome 17, ilCydStro3.1, whole genome shotgun sequence genomic region:
- the LOC134748945 gene encoding spermine oxidase-like: MSQLMDVVVVGCGASGVAAIRRLHDAGLKVLGLEAADRIGGRINSVQFGEGKVDLGAAWCHGEKDNLVFELANPLGLLGRPEPDNKWFLLSNGDLVPNDKAEDIVVAFNEEVAKADKNSKKGIAECVRNATKSNTTLKKDPKLTNMILEWYERNSHLGGQKDPKQGKSLKGLEEFWNSEGEFMLHWKGKGYATIFDVLLNKYPDPSKAIPVNILLNKEVESIKWSSSQGDSGSPLVHVKCTDGSLYAAKSVIVTISIGVLKERHSQLFNPPLPAEKVNTINNLQFCVLGKIYIEFEKPWWPKSPANFTLLWQDEDKKKFSKEEQWITEIFGFITVENQPNVLLAWIYGEGAEEMEKVSLEGVKTGVEKLLDIVRRQFEVTPVKNVIRTQWASNSLTRGAYAYRSVANEQNGGSAITLSEPLYHSNNFPIVCFAGEATSHHRHTAVHGAIEAGFREADRLIESLKK, from the exons ACAACTCATGGACGTAGTGGTGGTAGGCTGCGGCGCGTCAGGCGTAGCCGCTATACGACGACTCCACGATGCCGGGCTGAAAGTGCTGGGGCTAGAAGCCGCTGACAGGATCGGGGGCAGAATCAACTCTGTCCAGTTTGGAGAGGGGAAAGTGGACCTAGGGGCTGCATG GTGCCACGGTGAAAAAGACAACCTAGTGTTCGAGCTAGCCAACCCATTGGGTTTACTAGGCCGGCCAGAGCCGGATAACAAATGGTTCCTTCTGTCAAATGGGGATCTGGTGCCAAACGATAAAGCCGAGGATATCGTCGTCGCTTTTAATGAGGAAGTGGCTAAGGCGGATAAGAACAGTAAGAAGGGGATTGCTGAATGTGTGAGGAATGC TACCAAATCAAACACAACTCTAAAGAAGGATCCAAAACTGACCAACATGATCCTAGAGTGGTATGAAAGAAACAGTCATCTGGGAGGCCAGAAGGACCCAAAGCAAGGGAAGTCGTTGAAGGGGTTGGAGGAGTTTTGGAATTCTGAAGGGGAGTTCATGCTCCATTGGAAGGGGAAGGGGTACGCTACCATATTCGATGTGCTTTTG AACAAATACCCAGACCCGTCCAAGGCGATTCCCGTCAACATCCTGCTAAACAAAGAGGTGGAGAGCATCAAGTGGAGCAGCAGCCAAGGGGACTCTGGCAGCCCTCTGGTTCACGTCAAGTGCACAGATGGAAGCTTGTACGCTGCTAAGAGTGTCATCGTCACTATTTCTATCGGAGTTTTAAAGGAAAG GCATTCTCAACTTTTCAACCCCCCGCTACCCGCCGAGAAAGTCAACACCATAAACAACCTACAATTCTGCGTTCTCGGCAAAATCTACATCGAATTCGAGAAGCCTTGGTGGCCGAAATCACCTGCCAATTTCACTCTCCTCTGGCAAGACGAAGATAAGAAGAAATTCTCTAAAGAGGAACAGTGGATCACGGagatttttggattcataacaGTGGAGAACCAGCCTAATGTATTGCTGGCGTGGATATATGGAGAAGGCGCGGAGGAAATGGAGAAGGTCAGCTTGGAAGGGGTTAAGACTGGGGTGGAGAAGTTGCTGGATATCGTGAGAAGGCAGTTCGAAGTGACGCCGGTGAAGAATGTTATAAG gacgcAATGGGCTTCAAACTCCCTAACCAGAGGCGCGTACGCCTACCGCAGTGTTGCCAACGAACAAAATGGAGGCAGCGCCATAACTTTGAGCGAACCTCTTTACCACAGCAACAATTTCCCTATTGTATGCTTCGCGGGTGAAGCCACGTCGCACCATAGACACACCGCCGTCCATGGGGCCATAGAGGCGGGATTCAGAGAGGCTGATAGGTTAATAGAGAGTttgaagaaataa